The following are from one region of the Methanobacterium veterum genome:
- a CDS encoding response regulator encodes MKKPVKLLLVEDNPADIRWTVEIFKEYHIPAEIHAVKDGTEALNFLYKKGNDNYNLDIIILDLYLPIINGHEILKRIKMDKKLNSIPTVILTASNSPKDAKIAYINHVDCYISKPLDFKGLMKIIQRTGKFRLTTTTLPGCIEMPCK; translated from the coding sequence ATGAAGAAACCTGTTAAATTACTACTGGTTGAAGACAACCCTGCAGACATTAGATGGACAGTAGAAATTTTTAAAGAGTATCATATACCCGCTGAAATACACGCGGTTAAAGACGGCACAGAAGCATTAAATTTTTTGTATAAAAAAGGAAATGATAATTACAATCTGGATATAATAATATTAGACCTGTACTTACCCATTATAAACGGACATGAAATACTTAAAAGAATTAAAATGGATAAAAAATTAAATTCAATACCCACTGTAATTCTTACAGCTTCAAATTCCCCAAAAGATGCTAAAATTGCTTATATAAATCATGTAGATTGCTATATCTCAAAACCTCTTGATTTTAAAGGTTTAATGAAAATCATACAACGTACTGGGAAATTCAGGCTTACAACGACCACCTTACCTGGATGTATCGAAATGCCATGTAAATAA
- a CDS encoding CcdC protein domain-containing protein, with the protein MTVIVPDNNFMASPSFLILILLIIILQLRERKIKLRKLIIMPVILSIITIPMIYVEIYSVFNAVVIFFGLLIGILMGFLISRFMEVKMNEDGSMVMKGSLIAVLLWAAIIVVRIYGKSAVSSMRVIDLNLLTAIFLIMAVGAMISRRIFIYWKYVNFKKNDALKQDLIN; encoded by the coding sequence ATGACAGTGATAGTACCAGATAATAATTTTATGGCCAGTCCTTCTTTCCTTATCCTAATTTTGTTAATCATTATACTGCAATTACGTGAAAGGAAGATAAAATTAAGGAAATTAATAATTATGCCAGTAATTTTGTCTATAATTACAATTCCCATGATTTATGTGGAAATATACAGCGTTTTCAACGCCGTAGTTATATTTTTTGGCCTTTTAATAGGAATATTAATGGGCTTTTTAATATCCAGATTTATGGAAGTTAAGATGAATGAAGATGGCTCTATGGTAATGAAGGGTTCTCTTATTGCGGTGCTTCTATGGGCTGCAATTATTGTAGTTAGGATATATGGAAAAAGTGCAGTTAGCAGCATGAGAGTTATAGACTTAAACCTTTTAACAGCTATATTCCTTATTATGGCAGTGGGTGCAATGATTTCCCGCCGTATATTCATTTACTGGAAATATGTAAACTTTAAAAAGAATGATGCTTTAAAGCAGGACTTAATTAACTGA
- a CDS encoding CDP-2,3-bis-(O-geranylgeranyl)-sn-glycerol synthase, whose product MDASVISVLVLSAYVIYFMLPAYLANVSALVFGGGKPLDFGRNFRDGRRIIGNGVTWKGTIIGTLIGTLIGILQGSVSAYYGNVFSLIPGITIIQGPIPTSILQGAIIGLFLGGGALIGDAVGSFIKRRIGIERGKAAPFLDQLDFVIGALIFASLIVFIPLNMIIIILIISIVLHLLTNMIAYLIGMKDVWY is encoded by the coding sequence ATGGATGCAAGTGTTATCAGTGTTTTAGTTTTATCAGCATATGTAATATACTTTATGTTACCGGCATACCTTGCAAATGTTTCAGCATTAGTCTTCGGAGGCGGTAAACCACTGGATTTCGGCCGTAATTTTCGTGACGGTCGGCGTATTATAGGTAATGGAGTAACTTGGAAAGGAACCATTATTGGAACATTAATTGGAACTTTAATAGGAATCCTTCAAGGATCTGTATCAGCGTATTATGGAAACGTCTTTAGCTTAATACCCGGAATTACGATAATTCAAGGACCAATACCGACAAGTATACTACAAGGTGCCATCATAGGACTTTTCCTAGGAGGCGGTGCTTTAATTGGTGATGCAGTCGGAAGCTTTATAAAAAGAAGGATTGGAATCGAAAGAGGAAAAGCTGCACCATTTCTAGATCAACTTGATTTTGTAATTGGTGCATTAATATTTGCTTCGCTTATAGTTTTTATACCATTAAACATGATTATAATTATACTTATTATAAGTATCGTTCTACATCTTCTAACTAACATGATTGCATATTTAATTGGTATGAAAGATGTTTGGTACTAA